In a single window of the Aridibaculum aurantiacum genome:
- a CDS encoding carbohydrate kinase family protein yields the protein MLSPTSSRFACFGEVLWDVLPSGPQPGGAPMNVAYHLRKLGHEPALVTKVGVDEYGDQLKEVLSGSGLVLDYLQQDPTYHTGLVYADVNDKHEVAYNIVMPSAWDFIDLHEALVELVKQAKYFIYGSLSSRSSVSANTLHQLLEVANVKVLDVNLRPPHYNQPTLEGLLEKADILKMNLAELEFVSGWFGSYNTIEDQAAVLQEKFTIETLIVTLGGDGAFVTNNGATYRHSGYKVEVTDTIGSGDAFLAGFLSEMDKGATVENALAFACGIGAFIATQKGACPGYAVSQVYQLLQSYKN from the coding sequence ATGCTATCACCAACATCTTCCAGGTTTGCCTGTTTTGGAGAAGTACTATGGGATGTACTTCCTTCAGGGCCACAACCTGGTGGCGCACCAATGAATGTAGCTTATCATCTTCGGAAATTAGGACATGAGCCGGCACTTGTAACCAAAGTAGGCGTGGATGAATATGGTGATCAACTAAAGGAAGTACTATCAGGCAGTGGCCTTGTACTGGATTACCTACAGCAAGATCCTACCTATCATACAGGACTAGTATATGCTGATGTAAACGATAAGCACGAGGTGGCTTACAATATTGTTATGCCTTCTGCCTGGGACTTTATTGATTTGCATGAAGCGTTGGTTGAATTGGTAAAACAAGCGAAGTATTTTATTTATGGCAGCCTTTCCTCGCGGAGTAGTGTATCAGCAAATACATTGCATCAATTGCTGGAAGTAGCTAATGTGAAAGTGCTTGACGTCAACCTGCGACCGCCACACTACAATCAACCTACACTAGAGGGCTTACTTGAAAAAGCAGATATACTTAAGATGAACCTGGCAGAGCTTGAATTCGTGTCCGGTTGGTTTGGTAGTTACAATACAATTGAAGACCAGGCGGCAGTCTTGCAAGAAAAGTTTACAATAGAAACGCTTATTGTAACACTTGGTGGCGATGGTGCATTTGTAACTAATAATGGTGCTACATACAGGCATAGCGGTTACAAAGTAGAAGTAACAGATACAATAGGAAGTGGCGATGCTTTTCTGGCCGGTTTTCTTTCGGAGATGGATAAAGGCGCTACTGTAGAAAATGCATTAGCATTTGCATGTGGCATAGGAGCATTTATAGCTACGCAAAAAGGTGCCTGTCCAGGTTACGCGGTGTCGCAGGTATACCAGCTTCTCCAGTCATATAAGAATTAG